TCATTTTATTAATTCCAGTAATCTTTCTTCATTTTTTCTTGTTGTTTTTTCCAGTAATTCATCTGTTTTTATGTCTGCTGTTATTTCTCCTTTTTTTAATACCACAATTCTATCGGTTTTCTCTATTTCACTTACATCATGACTTGCTAATATTATTGTTTTTCCATTTTTGGATAATTCTTCCATTATTTCATATATTTTCATCTTTGTTTCTATATCCACTCCATTTGTCGGTTCATCTAATAAGTATATTTCTGCTTCTTTTATTAATGCCCTTGCTAAATTCAATCGTCTTTTCATTCCTGTTGATGCTTCCATATATTTGATTTTTCTGTTTTCATATAACCCCATTTCTTTTAATCCCTTTTCTACTTTCTTTTTTAATTCTTTTCCTGTTAGGTTATTTAACATTCCAAAAAAATTTAAATTTTCTTCTAAATTCAATCTATAGTAAAATGACCTTTCATTTGATGTTGCTATTGATATTAGTTTTTTTATTTGTTTTGATTCTTTTTTTACGTCATATCCTTTTATTTTTATTTCACCGTCATCTGGTATTATAAACATTCCTATTGTTTTTATTAATGTTGTTTTTCCTGCTCCATTTGAGCCGAATATTGTTATTTTTTCTCCTCTGTTTATTGTAAGATTTATATTTTTTAATGCTTTTATCCCATTTTTGTATATCTTTGTCAGATTTTTTATTTCTATTATTTTTTCCATTTTTTCACTTCCTAATATTGCGATATTGTGCCATATTTTCTTGCTTTATCAAAACTG
The genomic region above belongs to Marinitoga litoralis and contains:
- a CDS encoding ABC transporter ATP-binding protein, encoding MEKIIEIKNLTKIYKNGIKALKNINLTINRGEKITIFGSNGAGKTTLIKTIGMFIIPDDGEIKIKGYDVKKESKQIKKLISIATSNERSFYYRLNLEENLNFFGMLNNLTGKELKKKVEKGLKEMGLYENRKIKYMEASTGMKRRLNLARALIKEAEIYLLDEPTNGVDIETKMKIYEIMEELSKNGKTIILASHDVSEIEKTDRIVVLKKGEITADIKTDELLEKTTRKNEERLLELIK